From Callithrix jacchus isolate 240 chromosome 15, calJac240_pri, whole genome shotgun sequence, one genomic window encodes:
- the LOC100391647 gene encoding LOW QUALITY PROTEIN: transducin beta-like protein 3 (The sequence of the model RefSeq protein was modified relative to this genomic sequence to represent the inferred CDS: substituted 2 bases at 2 genomic stop codons) translates to MAETAAGVGRFKANYVVECKIEPFYKGGKAQLDQTGQHLFCVCGTRVNILEVASGAVLQSLEQEDQEDITAFDLSPDDEVLVTASRALLLAQWAWREGSFTRLWKAIHTAPVAPMTFDPTATLLAMGGCDGAVRVWDTVRHYGTHHLRGSSSVVHLVAFHPDPTRLLLSSAAEALQDPSCLAVLTAHYSTVTSLAFSADGHTMLSSGCDKICIIWDLQSHQATRTVLVFENVETAVLLPEELASELGMKSPGLHFLTAGDQGTLRVWEAASGQCVYTQARPPGPGRELTHCTLARTAGLLLSATADHDLLLYEAHSPRLQKQCTGYSEEVLDARFLGSQDSHISVASNSPCLTVFELQTSACQILHGHRDIVLALDVFRKGWLFASCAKDQSVRIWRMNKAGQVVCMTQGSGHMHSVGTICCSRLKEPFLVTGSQDCTVKLWPPPKALLSKNTAPDSGPVLLQAQNTQRCHDKDINSVATAPNDKLLATGSXERMAKLWALSQCQLLGAFSGHRHGLWCVQFSPTDQVPATASADGTIKLWALXDFSCLKTFEGHDASMLKVAFVSWGTQLLSSGSDGLVKLWTIKNNECVQTLDAHDDKAWGPHHSQLDDRTLTGASDSQVILWKDVTKEEQAEEQARQEEQAVSQQELDNLLHEKRYLRALGLAISPDQPHTVLTVIQAIRRDPEACEKLEATVLRPRRDQKEALLCFCVTWNTNSRNCHEAQAMLGVLLRHEAPEELLAYEGVCAALEALLPYTERHFQRLSRTLQAATLLDS, encoded by the exons ATGGCAGAGACCGCAGCCGGAGTGGGCCGCTTCAAGGCCAACTATGTTGTGGAGTGCAAAATCGAACCTTTCTACAAGGGTGGAAAAGCACAGCTGGACCAGACTGGCCAGCACCTCTTCTGTGTCTGTGGCACCAGAGTCAACATTCTGGAGGTGGCCTCCGGGGCCGTGCTGCAGAGTCTGGAGCAGGAAGACCAGGAGGATATCACTGCCTTCGATCTCAGTCCTGACGATGAGGTGCTGGTGACAGCCAGCCGGGCATTGCTGCTGGCTCAGTGGGCCTGGCGAGAGGGCAGCTTTACCCGCCTTTGGAAGGCGATACACACAGCCCCTGTGGCCCCCATGACCTTCGACCCCACCGCCACGCTGCTAGCCATGGGTGGCTGTGACGGGGCTGTGCGCGTCTGGGACACTGTGCGGCACTATGGGACACACCATTTACGAGGCTCGTCCAGTGTTGTGCACCTGGTGGCCTTCCACCCAGACCCCACACGCCTGCTGCTCTCCTCGGCCGCAGAAGCACTGCAGGATCCGTCGTGCCTGGCTGTGCTGACTGCCCACTACAGCACTGTCACCTCACTGGCTTTCAGTGCCGACGGCCACACTATGCTCAGCTCCGGCTGTGACAAGATCTGTATCATCTGGGACCTTCAGAGCCACCAGGCCACGAGGACTGTGCTGGTGTTTGAGAACGTGGAGACCGCTGTGCTGTTGCCAGAGGAGCTGGCATCTGAGCTGGGTATGAAGTCCCCAGGCCTGCACTTCCTGACAGCTGGCGACCAAGGCACTCTGCGCGTGTGGGAGGCAGCTTCTGGGCAGTGTGTGTACACGCAGGCCCGGCCGCCGGGCCCTGGGCGGGAGCTGACCCACTGCACCCTGGCCCGCACCGCCGGCCTGCTCCTCAGCGCCACTGCCGACCATGACCTGCTGCTCTACGAGGCTCACTCCCCGCGGCTGCAGAAACAGTGCACTGGCTATAGTGAGGAGGTCCTGGATGCCCGGTTTCTTGGGTCTCAGGACTCCCACATCAGCGTGGCCTCCAATAGCCCCTGCCTGACAGTGTTTGAGCTACAGACATCAGCCTGCCAGATCCTCCATGGCCACAGGGATATCGTTCTGGCTCTGGACGTGTTCCGGAAGGGGTGGCTCTTTGCCAGCTGTGCCAAGGATCAGAGTGTCCGAATCTGGAGGATGAACAAGGCTGGCCAGGTGGTCTGCATGACTCAGGGTTCCGGCCATATGCACAGTGTCGGCACCATCTGCTGCTCTAGGCTGAAGGAGCCCTTCCTGGTGACGGGCAGCCAGGACTGCACTGTGAAGCTGTGGCCTCCTCCCAAAGCCCTGCTGTCTAAGAACACAGCCCCAGACAGTGGCCCTGTCCTCCTGCAGGCCCAGAACACTCAGCGTTGCCACGATAAGGATATCAACAGCGTGGCCACTGCCCCCAACGACAAGCTGTTGGCCACGGGCTCATAGGAACGCATGGCCAAGCTCTGGGCCCTGTCACAGTGCCAGCTGCTGGGTGCCTTCTCAGGCCACCGGCACGGCCTCTGGTGTGTCCAGTTCTCTCCCACGGACCAGGTGCCGGCCACAGCCTCAGCTGACGGCACCATCAAGCTCTGGGCGCTCTAGGACTTCAGCTGTCTCAAGACATTTGAGGGACACGATGCTTCCATGCTGAAGGTGGCCTTTGTGAGCTGGGGCACACAGCTGCTGTCCAGCGGCTCAGATGGCCTTGTGAAGCTCTGGACCATCAAGAACAACGAGTGTGTGCAGACGCTGGATGCCCACGATGACAAGGCCTGGGGGCCGCACCACAGCCAGCTGGATGACCGCACCCTCACTGGCGCCAGCGACTCCCAAGTCATCCTCTGGAAGGATGTGACCAAGGAGGAGCAG GCCGAGGAGCaggccaggcaggaggagcaGGCAGTCAGCCAACAAGAGCTGGACAACCTGCTGCATGAGAAGCGGTACCTGCGGGCGCTGGGCCTGGCCATCTCCCCGGATCAGCCCCACACTGTGCTGACCGTCATCCAGGCCATTCGGAGGGACCCTGAGGCCTGTGAGAAGCTGGAAGCCACCGTGCTCCGACCGAGGCGAGACCAGAAAGAGGCCCTGCTGTGCTTCTGCGTCACGTGGAACACCAACTCGCGCAACTGCCACGAGGCCCAGGCCATGCTGGGTGTGCTCCTGCGGCACGAGGCCCCCGAGGAGCTGCTGGCCTATGAAGGCGTGTGTGCAGCACTTGAGGCCCTGCTGCCCTACACTGAGCGGCACTTTCAGCGGCTCAGCCGGACACTCCAGGCCGCCACCTTGTTGGACTCCTAG